Proteins found in one Deltaproteobacteria bacterium genomic segment:
- a CDS encoding DUF4197 domain-containing protein, whose amino-acid sequence MRLPLAVSLAGMIVLAATPLSEGTTASGLKEALRVATERAVQSTSKTNGFLDNQKIRIGLPGKLSSVASALRGIGMGAQVDELEVAMNHAAEKAAGEATPVFVDAITQMSFDDARGILTGGDTAATQYFQKTTSDPLRTRFGPIVADAMKDVGVNKLYEQLIGRYTSSVPFASAPKLDLNRYVTDKTLSGLFTVVGEEEKKIRTNPTARATDLLKQLFGS is encoded by the coding sequence TTGAGACTGCCTCTAGCCGTATCGCTGGCCGGGATGATCGTGCTTGCCGCCACGCCGCTCTCCGAGGGGACCACCGCCTCGGGCCTGAAAGAGGCGCTTCGCGTCGCGACCGAGCGAGCCGTGCAGAGCACCTCGAAGACGAACGGCTTCCTCGACAACCAGAAGATCCGCATCGGACTTCCGGGCAAGCTCTCGTCGGTGGCAAGCGCCCTGCGCGGCATCGGCATGGGCGCGCAGGTGGACGAGCTCGAGGTGGCCATGAATCACGCCGCCGAGAAGGCCGCGGGCGAGGCCACCCCCGTATTCGTCGACGCAATCACGCAGATGAGCTTCGACGACGCGCGCGGAATCCTGACCGGCGGCGACACCGCCGCGACTCAGTACTTCCAGAAGACCACGAGCGATCCGCTGCGCACGCGCTTCGGCCCGATCGTCGCCGACGCGATGAAGGACGTCGGCGTGAACAAGCTCTACGAGCAGCTGATCGGCCGCTACACGTCGTCCGTCCCGTTCGCTTCCGCGCCGAAGCTCGACCTGAACCGCTACGTCACCGACAAGACGCTGTCGGGCCTGTTCACCGTCGTGGGCGAGGAGGAGAAGAAGATCCGCACCAACCCCACCGCCCGCGCGACGGATCTGTTGAAGCAGCTCTTCGGCTCCTAG